A genomic segment from Streptosporangium roseum DSM 43021 encodes:
- the ybaK gene encoding Cys-tRNA(Pro) deacylase, with translation MSKSKSKGGQGTPATVALAQAKVDFTLHPYEHDAGAQAYGEEAADALGVPYGQIFKTLVAEVEDGLAVAVVPVAGKLDLKAFAAALRSKRAAMADAAKVERVTGYVVGGISPLGQRRRLPTVIDASALDFATIYFSAGRRGLQIETAPAELVRLTGAITAPIGKAG, from the coding sequence GTGAGTAAGAGCAAGAGCAAGGGAGGCCAGGGGACCCCGGCGACGGTGGCGCTGGCCCAGGCCAAGGTGGATTTCACCCTGCACCCCTACGAGCACGACGCCGGCGCCCAGGCCTACGGCGAGGAGGCCGCCGACGCGCTCGGCGTGCCGTACGGGCAGATCTTCAAGACGCTCGTGGCCGAGGTGGAGGACGGGCTGGCCGTCGCGGTGGTGCCGGTGGCGGGCAAACTGGACCTCAAGGCGTTCGCGGCGGCGCTCAGGAGCAAGCGGGCGGCGATGGCCGACGCGGCGAAGGTGGAGCGGGTCACCGGCTACGTGGTGGGCGGGATCAGCCCGCTGGGGCAGCGCAGGCGGCTGCCGACCGTGATCGACGCCTCCGCGCTGGACTTCGCGACGATCTACTTCTCGGCCGGCCGCCGCGGGCTGCAGATCGAGACCGCCCCGGCGGAGCTGGTACGGCTGACAGGAGCGATCACCGCCCCCATCGGCAAAGCGGGCTAG